Proteins encoded within one genomic window of Companilactobacillus zhachilii:
- a CDS encoding CAP domain-containing protein: protein MKIKSKSVSVLAALAMATTGVLAFNANNADAATVATVHSGVVARLYASNGNLITNRALSPNSAWAVGKTTTINGETMYQVATNEYLRAQDSSLSGQAQQASTHIAGKALTLLPLYRDDTNKMANRSLAPNSEWAIGKYIVNKNGQQFVQVSTHEYADASNLMYDHPMTNPTYIADFGTNTSFSVVGSMNMGNGWGTDDTSSDTSTNTSTDINNNVSNDPDIDPNLNADVEVGTDGLTYEQIHKRYPKVDDVREAVIETINEERQSRGLAPVVEDSGLDSIAARRAEEISTNFTHYDAAGNSIFVNYLHKEIPNMYSQGENIFGSPWMQLTDQSARGYADLVLDNYRGEGISTTWNHYSAIINPKATKIGVGIYESSNGNIYTAEDFAR from the coding sequence ATGAAAATTAAATCAAAATCAGTTTCAGTTCTCGCTGCTTTAGCAATGGCTACCACTGGTGTTCTAGCGTTTAACGCGAATAATGCTGATGCTGCCACAGTTGCGACAGTTCACTCAGGTGTTGTAGCTCGTCTATACGCTTCAAATGGCAATCTAATTACTAATCGTGCTTTGTCACCAAACAGTGCTTGGGCCGTGGGAAAGACTACCACGATTAATGGTGAAACAATGTATCAAGTTGCCACGAATGAATATCTTCGGGCTCAAGATTCATCGTTATCTGGTCAAGCACAACAAGCATCAACGCATATCGCTGGTAAAGCTTTAACACTATTACCACTATATCGTGATGATACTAATAAAATGGCCAATCGTTCGTTGGCACCTAATTCAGAATGGGCTATTGGAAAGTATATTGTAAATAAGAATGGTCAACAATTCGTCCAAGTTTCGACACATGAATATGCGGACGCTTCTAATTTAATGTATGATCATCCTATGACTAATCCAACTTATATCGCTGACTTTGGAACTAATACAAGTTTCTCTGTTGTTGGTTCAATGAATATGGGTAATGGTTGGGGTACAGATGATACCTCATCTGATACTTCTACGAATACTTCAACAGACATTAATAACAATGTTTCAAATGACCCAGATATTGATCCTAATTTAAATGCTGATGTAGAAGTTGGTACCGATGGATTGACGTATGAACAAATTCATAAGAGATATCCTAAGGTAGATGATGTTCGCGAGGCCGTCATTGAAACTATCAATGAAGAACGTCAGTCAAGGGGATTAGCTCCTGTTGTAGAAGACTCAGGATTAGATTCAATTGCCGCCAGACGTGCAGAAGAAATTTCAACAAACTTTACACATTATGATGCTGCTGGAAATTCTATATTTGTTAACTATTTACATAAGGAAATTCCTAATATGTATAGTCAAGGCGAAAACATATTTGGTTCTCCTTGGATGCAACTAACAGATCAATCGGCTAGAGGTTATGCAGATCTTGTGTTAGATAATTATCGTGGAGAAGGTATTTCAACAACATGGAATCACTATTCCGCAATAATAAATCCTAAGGCAACTAAAATAGGTGTTGGAATTTATGAATCGTCAAATGGAAATATTTATACTGCAGAAGATTTTGCTAGGTAG
- a CDS encoding SDR family NAD(P)-dependent oxidoreductase — MTKTWMITGTSSGFGKELAQIVAKQADTNLVATARKTADLAYLDAFDSSRIAKVIMDVTNEDAVKAGVEAAKNKFGGIDVLVNNAGLGYFGTIEESNEKDVRQMFEVNVFGLGNVTKSVLPIMRAQKQGVIINISSALGLTSIPTLGWYSATKFAVEGYSNALRQEAAPLGIQVMNVEPSGARTKWNAGKTAPVEIADYSKFSDMVNGASNGVTQAPGNPELIAETIYKMVTENQEVPAHLPLGTFATEGSKRELTNILKDVDKYHDLSISIDK; from the coding sequence ATGACAAAAACATGGATGATAACAGGTACTTCAAGTGGTTTCGGTAAAGAGTTGGCTCAAATTGTTGCCAAGCAAGCAGATACCAATTTGGTGGCGACAGCTCGTAAGACAGCAGATTTGGCATACTTAGATGCATTTGATTCATCACGTATAGCCAAGGTGATTATGGACGTTACAAATGAAGATGCGGTTAAAGCCGGAGTTGAAGCGGCTAAGAATAAATTTGGTGGCATTGATGTTTTAGTTAATAACGCCGGTTTAGGATACTTTGGAACAATTGAAGAGAGTAATGAAAAAGATGTTCGTCAGATGTTTGAAGTAAATGTTTTCGGATTGGGTAATGTGACTAAGTCAGTATTGCCAATTATGCGTGCTCAAAAACAAGGTGTAATTATCAACATTTCATCTGCCTTAGGACTTACTTCGATACCAACTCTAGGCTGGTACAGTGCCACTAAGTTTGCGGTGGAAGGATATTCAAATGCTTTACGCCAAGAAGCTGCACCTTTGGGTATCCAAGTTATGAATGTTGAACCTAGTGGAGCTAGAACTAAGTGGAATGCCGGCAAGACTGCGCCAGTTGAAATTGCCGATTATAGTAAGTTTTCTGACATGGTCAATGGCGCTTCTAATGGAGTCACTCAAGCTCCTGGAAATCCAGAATTGATTGCTGAAACGATTTATAAGATGGTTACGGAGAATCAAGAGGTACCAGCACACTTGCCTTTGGGGACTTTTGCGACTGAAGGTAGTAAAAGGGAATTAACTAATATTTTGAAAGATGTCGATAAGTATCATGATCTTTCAATTAGTATTGATAAATAA
- the pepI gene encoding proline iminopeptidase yields the protein MEIKTGYMPFHEYKTYYRIVGDLNSNQTPLLLLHGGPGSIHNYFEVFDQLAEKTGRPLVMYDQLGCGKSSVPDDKSLWQADTWVDELIQLRKYLGLNEVHLLGQSWGGMLAIIYMCDHAPKGVKSLILASTLSSAKLWEQEQHRMIKFMSVEDQSAIATAEKTNDFTTPMYLKANEHFMLQHASGPITKDSPEFLRREKVSGEASYVTAWGPNEYCPTGTLRSYNYTNKLKNIVTPTLVTSGTDDLCTPLVAKTMFDQLPNSEWKLFAHSRHMAFIDETSVYMKHLAQWLARND from the coding sequence ATGGAAATCAAAACCGGCTACATGCCATTTCATGAATATAAAACATATTATCGAATCGTTGGGGATTTAAACTCCAATCAAACACCATTACTGCTATTGCATGGTGGCCCCGGTTCAATTCACAATTACTTTGAAGTTTTTGATCAATTAGCTGAAAAAACGGGTCGTCCGCTTGTTATGTATGATCAACTGGGATGCGGAAAATCCAGTGTTCCTGACGACAAGAGTCTTTGGCAAGCTGATACATGGGTGGATGAATTAATCCAATTACGTAAATATCTAGGCTTAAATGAAGTCCATTTGTTAGGTCAATCTTGGGGTGGAATGTTAGCCATTATTTATATGTGTGACCATGCTCCAAAGGGTGTAAAAAGCTTAATTTTAGCTAGTACCTTGTCCTCAGCCAAGTTATGGGAACAAGAACAGCACCGGATGATTAAATTCATGTCTGTAGAAGACCAAAGTGCTATTGCTACAGCCGAGAAAACTAATGATTTTACAACTCCAATGTATTTGAAGGCTAATGAACACTTTATGTTGCAACATGCTTCTGGACCTATTACTAAAGATTCTCCAGAATTCTTGCGTCGAGAAAAAGTAAGTGGAGAAGCGTCTTATGTAACTGCTTGGGGTCCCAATGAGTACTGTCCAACTGGAACTTTGCGAAGTTATAATTATACGAATAAATTAAAAAATATTGTTACTCCAACCCTAGTTACCAGTGGTACAGATGATTTATGCACGCCACTAGTGGCTAAAACAATGTTTGACCAGTTACCTAATAGTGAGTGGAAGTTGTTTGCTCACAGCCGTCATATGGCCTTTATTGATGAAACATCAGTATATATGAAACATTTAGCACAATGGTTAGCAAGAAATGATTGA
- a CDS encoding SDR family oxidoreductase → MEDIYILNNEVVVLFGAGAIGEAIVRRVSAGRKLLLADYSSEKLASMKKHLTEAGFAVETIEADLSSRTSIQTVVKKAQSLGKIIGLVNAAGVSPSQASAEQVLKVDLYGTSVLLEEFGKVMAPGGAGIVISSQSGHRLPALSVEENKALAMTPTEELLDLPILQSDVITDSLAAYQYAKRTNVLRVAAESVKWQLRGARVNAISPGIIMTPLALDELNGPRGAGYKKMFDSMVTKRPGTPDEVANVAELLMDRRSAFITGSDFLVDGGITAQYWYGDVDEVRN, encoded by the coding sequence ATGGAGGATATATATATATTGAATAATGAAGTAGTAGTATTGTTTGGCGCTGGAGCTATTGGTGAGGCCATTGTACGTCGTGTTTCAGCAGGTCGAAAATTATTATTGGCCGATTATAGTTCTGAAAAATTAGCTTCAATGAAAAAACATTTAACTGAGGCTGGTTTTGCAGTAGAGACTATTGAAGCTGACTTATCGTCACGGACATCGATTCAAACAGTTGTAAAAAAGGCGCAAAGTCTAGGTAAAATTATAGGATTGGTGAACGCTGCCGGTGTGTCACCATCTCAAGCTAGTGCCGAACAAGTTTTGAAAGTTGATTTGTATGGAACTTCGGTTTTACTAGAAGAATTTGGTAAAGTTATGGCTCCAGGTGGTGCAGGAATCGTTATTTCATCACAATCTGGGCACCGTTTGCCAGCTTTGTCAGTTGAAGAAAATAAAGCTTTAGCAATGACTCCAACTGAAGAATTGTTGGATTTACCAATTTTACAGTCTGATGTTATTACGGATTCCTTAGCTGCTTATCAATATGCAAAAAGAACCAATGTCTTACGTGTAGCCGCTGAATCAGTAAAATGGCAACTACGTGGAGCTAGAGTCAATGCAATTAGTCCTGGTATTATCATGACACCGTTAGCTTTAGATGAATTGAACGGTCCTCGAGGAGCTGGCTATAAAAAGATGTTTGATTCAATGGTAACGAAGCGCCCGGGAACGCCGGATGAAGTTGCTAATGTAGCGGAATTATTGATGGATCGTCGTAGTGCGTTTATTACTGGTAGTGATTTCTTAGTTGACGGTGGTATTACGGCTCAATATTGGTATGGCGATGTTGATGAAGTTAGAAATTAG
- a CDS encoding iron-sulfur cluster repair di-iron protein, ric codes for MTAVKDYLDERHDKLDFYTKAITNAHGQNHPEVFDVRQQYIKLCLDARDSKNLDENFEKLRQTTHDYAIPNDVCPVFEATYHMLEKADTINTGV; via the coding sequence ATGACTGCTGTTAAAGACTATTTAGACGAACGCCACGATAAATTAGATTTCTATACCAAAGCAATTACCAACGCTCACGGACAAAATCATCCCGAAGTATTTGATGTTCGACAACAATATATCAAACTTTGCTTAGATGCTCGTGACAGTAAAAACCTGGATGAAAATTTTGAAAAGTTGCGTCAGACAACTCATGATTATGCAATTCCAAATGACGTTTGCCCTGTTTTTGAAGCAACTTATCATATGTTGGAAAAAGCAGACACTATTAATACTGGTGTTTAA
- a CDS encoding serine hydrolase, with product MRILLLVVVLVAGLGYYFNNSYASGGNDNAKTDQVIKSKQRIIKHNLTSYLNSVTKDGTASVSFYNLGAVDGSDAADNKYAKVYQKGSLEVESNAHTAKTAASTYKLYLAAYLMSQKQNGNFSWTTDNETGFEKMIVNSENDYAEEQINNYGADELNAFNANQNWYTGVFQAGQGTLTTSYSLQLLLEDLAEGKGAFENKGDRAKILNWMGKQIYRTGIPTGATAADAGTTVQDKVGFLDDTNNDAGIVTLPNGERYILVILTNGHKQSGFSGFKRIAEITKNVQKIVYGSDAGTKIVNY from the coding sequence TTGCGTATTTTATTACTGGTTGTAGTTTTAGTAGCTGGTTTGGGCTATTACTTCAATAATTCTTACGCTTCGGGTGGCAACGATAATGCCAAAACTGATCAGGTTATTAAAAGTAAACAAAGGATTATCAAGCATAATTTGACGAGTTATTTAAATAGCGTAACCAAAGATGGCACAGCCAGTGTTAGTTTCTATAATTTAGGTGCGGTTGATGGTAGTGATGCGGCCGATAATAAGTACGCCAAGGTTTATCAAAAGGGTAGTTTAGAAGTTGAATCTAATGCTCATACTGCCAAAACTGCTGCCAGTACTTATAAATTGTATTTAGCCGCTTATTTGATGAGTCAAAAGCAAAATGGTAATTTTAGTTGGACGACTGATAACGAAACTGGTTTTGAGAAGATGATCGTTAACAGTGAAAATGATTATGCTGAGGAACAAATCAATAACTATGGTGCTGATGAATTGAATGCTTTTAATGCTAATCAAAATTGGTATACCGGAGTCTTTCAAGCTGGACAAGGGACATTGACTACGAGTTATAGTTTGCAATTGTTGCTTGAGGATTTAGCTGAGGGCAAAGGTGCTTTTGAGAATAAGGGTGATCGTGCCAAAATTTTGAATTGGATGGGCAAACAAATTTATCGGACTGGTATCCCTACTGGTGCTACTGCAGCTGATGCTGGAACAACGGTTCAAGATAAAGTTGGTTTTCTTGATGATACTAACAATGATGCCGGAATTGTTACGTTGCCTAATGGTGAAAGATATATCTTAGTTATTTTGACAAATGGTCATAAGCAGAGTGGCTTTAGTGGTTTCAAACGCATTGCAGAAATCACTAAGAATGTTCAAAAGATTGTTTATGGATCTGATGCAGGAACTAAGATAGTTAATTATTAA
- a CDS encoding phosphotransferase-like protein, with the protein MKQGRIVILTGSPATGKSTAADLLANTSDYPKSVHMLTDDFYHYIRKGVIAPNLPEANQQNKVVIKSFLEATKVFADNGYEVIVDGIVGPWFLQPWMELTRNYEVHYVILRATKAETMRRALGRKKLDEATNVSLVETMWKQFNNLDQFENNVIDTTSLNVEQTVTKIRQCILTKNNILM; encoded by the coding sequence ATGAAACAGGGTAGAATCGTAATTTTAACAGGTTCTCCAGCAACTGGAAAGAGCACCGCAGCAGATTTATTAGCAAATACTTCTGATTATCCAAAATCAGTTCACATGTTGACGGATGATTTCTATCACTACATAAGAAAGGGTGTTATTGCACCGAACTTACCAGAAGCCAATCAACAAAATAAGGTTGTGATTAAATCATTTTTAGAAGCAACGAAAGTTTTTGCCGATAATGGTTATGAAGTGATAGTTGATGGGATTGTTGGTCCTTGGTTTTTACAGCCATGGATGGAATTGACAAGAAACTATGAAGTTCATTACGTTATTTTACGTGCCACTAAAGCAGAGACGATGAGACGAGCTTTAGGCCGTAAAAAATTGGATGAAGCAACTAATGTTTCGCTGGTGGAAACAATGTGGAAGCAGTTTAATAATTTAGATCAGTTTGAAAATAATGTGATCGATACAACGTCTTTAAATGTGGAGCAAACTGTTACTAAAATAAGGCAATGCATTTTGACAAAGAATAATATTTTGATGTAA